The genomic region CGCGAGGATCTTCGCCGCGCGGGAGTCGCCAATGCCGAAGATATAGGTGAGACCGATGCGCGCCTGTTTGTTATTAGGGACATCGACTCCAGCAATACGTGCCATGGGGTTCCTTTTCGGTTAGGCTCCGGGAACTGGTCGGGGAGCGGGTGGATGGTCTTCGGTTGGTCCGGCGGGTTCAACGCAAGCCTTGACTTCGGCTAACTAGCCCGCAGGGGCCGAGTGGGGCTTGAAAAGATAAACAAGACTTCTGCTTATTTTTCTTTATCCCTGGCGCTGCTTGTGCTTGGCGTTCTCGCAGATGACACGAACGACGCCGCGGCGGTGAATGACCTTGCACTTATCGCAAATCTTCTTTACTGATGCTCGAACCTTCATTTGATTCCCTTCTAAGTCGTGCCTTGGAGGCGAAAGCCTCTTTGGCGTGATACATGCGCGACACGGCCTAAGCCCATGTCGACAACAGATGGTTACGGCCAGGATTGCCTACTTGTAGCGGTAGACGATGCGACCACGGTTGAGATCGTACGGGCTGAGCTCAATCGCGACACGGTCGCCGGGGAGGATGCGGATGAAGTTTTTACGCATACGTCCGGAGACGTGCGCAAGGGCCTGGTGCTTGTTCTCAAGCTCGACCTTGAACATCGCGTTCGGCAGCGTCTCGACGACGACTGCCATCACTTCAATTGCATCTTCCTTCGACAAACGATCTCCTCTGGAAAGCCCGGGATTGAGCCCCGAATTTCCGCAATTGCTTCAGCGTTTTGCAAACCGCTGATCAAACTTCTTTTAGTGGAAAGATAGCCACTGGTGCCGCAACTGCTCGTTACACACGCAGCATCTCTTATCATACCTCGAAATGAGGGTATTTCCTAGCGGGTAAGCACACGGGGGCCATCTTTTGTGATGGCTACCGTGTGCTCGAAGTGGGCACTGTAGCTTCCGTCGATGGTCACGGCAGTCCAGCCATCTTTGAGGACCCGAACTTCGGGACCACCCGCATTGATCATCGGTTCAATGGCGAGGACCATGCCCGCCTTGAGCCGAGGGCCTTTTCCGGCAGCACCAAAGTTGGGAAGCTGGGGGTCTTCGTGCATGGATTTACCAATACCATGGCCGACAAAGTCACGGACGACCCCAAAACCAGCGGCCTCACACATCTGCTGAACGGCAGCAGAGATATCGAAGAGGCGCCCACCCACCTGGCATTGTTGGATGGCAGCTTCAAGGGAGGCGAGGGTTACGTCGAGGAGTTTTTGCGTCTCGGGGCTGACCTTGCCGACTGCATAGGTCACAGCCGCATCGGAATAAAAGCCGTCGATGATGACGCCACAGTCGATGGAGACGATATCTCCTTCGTTGAGAACGCGCTTCTCATTGGGCATCCCATGAACTACCTCATTGTTGATCGAGGTGCAGAGCGCCGCGGGATAGCCGTGGTAGCCCTTGAAAGCGGCAATCGCGCCGAGTTCGGCAATCTTGCGGACAGCGACATTCTCGAGGTCCATCGTGGTCGCGCCTGGCTTAACGAAAGGCGCAATGGCGTCGTGGACCTGGCGGAGGGCCTTGCCGGAGATCCGCATCTTCTCGATCTCTGCGGGCGATTTGATGAGTATGGCCATTTTTAGGACTTAGGGTTTGATTCGCGCAACGCCTTCAGTGCAGCAACAATAGTTTGTGATACTTCCTCTACCGACGGCTCGCCGCTGACCTCGCGGAAGCGATTGCTCGCGCGATAGTGTTCGATCACCGGGGCCGTCAGAGACTCATACGCCTTCATTCGTTCTGTAAAAGCCTCTTCCGTATCGTCGCTGCGATGCAGGAGCGGGCTTCCATCGAGATCGCAGGCGCCCGGCTTCGTAGGTGGATGCGAGTAGATGTTATAGATGTGTCTGCAGGCCGAACAGATGCGGCGCCCGGTAATACGGCGGAGCAGCTCAGCCTCATCGACGCGAATATTGACAGCCACCAATGGCGGCGTCTCACGGAAGATGGGGAGATGCGCGTCCAGCCAAGTCGCCTGAGCCAGCGTCCGGGGGAAGCCATCGAGGATGTAACCGGCGTGAACATCGGCGGCCGTGAGGCGGCCCTGCACCATATCGTTGACAATCTGGTCCGGAACGAGCTGTCCCTTATCCATCAATCCCTTGGCCGTCTTTCCCAGCTCGGTCCCTTTGGCGATGTTCTCGCGAAGAATATCGCCGGTAGAGATCTGCGGAATGCCGAAGGTGGCCATCAGCAACTGGGCCTGGGTTCCCTTACCTACGCCGGGAGCCCCTAAAAGGAGTACCGGCCCAGGCAGAAAGGTGCTTTCTGCCTGGGCCTGAGAATGATGGGATGCGGAATCGGTGGTCAACGTTGGCACTTCCCTACCAGCTCTTGCGGCCACGAATACGACCGCTCCGCGGAGAGAAGCCCTCATAGTGGCGCATCACGAGCTGAGCTTCGATCTGCTGGACCGTATCCATTGCCACACCGACGACAATCAGAAGCGACGTACCGCCGAAATAGAAGCTGACGCCAAGACCATTCGTTACCCAGGTTGGCATCTTGTCGAAGATTCCGCCGATGAGCCACAGATGGTTGAAGTGAATACCACTGATGAGCAACATCGGAATCAGCGAGATGATCACCAGGTAGACGCCGCCGACCAAGGTGATGCGGGTCAGCACATCGTTGATAAAGTCAGCCGTGCGCTTGCCGGGGCGAATGCCGGGGATGAAGCCGCCGTACTTGCGCATATTGTCTGCGATATCGTCAGGGCGGAAGACAATCGAGATATAGAAGTAGGCGAAGAAGATAATAGAGACGCTATAGAGGAACACGTACCACGGTTCGCCGGGGCCGAGAGCGCGGAAGAGCGGGCCGAAGAACGGCGAATCGTGCAACGAGTAGCCGAAGATGCTCGCACCGGAAAACAGCAGCGGCGCCGAGAGGATCGACGCGGCAAAGATGACCGGCATCACACCACCAGAGTTGACCTTCAACGGAAGATGGGTCGACTGGCCGCCCATCATCTTGCGTCCGACGATACGCTTGGCGTACTGAACCGGGATGCGGCGCTCCGCCTTTTCAACGTAGACGATAAAGGTCACAACCGCGAGCATTCCGACGATGAGCACAAGGATCGCGAAGGGAGTAAAGGCACCCCAGGTCCTGTCCAGCGCCTTCTGCCAAAGATCGCCAATGCCGGCAGGAATACCGACAACAATACCGGCAAAGATAAGCAGACTCATTCCATTGCCGATGCCGCGCTCGGTGATCTGTTCCCCCAGCCACATGACGAAGCCGGTTCCAGCGGTCAGTGTCAGCACGCAGAGCGGAACGAACAAGCCTTTGGAGATGGTGACCATTGACTCGCCGGTGGAGGTGTTGGTCAAGGTCAACGCGATGGCGAAAGACTGGACGACGCCCAGCATGATCGTGACGTAGCGGGTCCACTGCGTGATCTTGCGCCGCCCGAGTTCGCCTTCCTTCTGCAGCTTTGCCAGCGGCTCATAGATAACAGTAAGCAGTTGGAAGATGATGGAGGCGGTAATGTACGGCATGATGCCAAGGGCGAAGACGGTCAGCTTGCGCAGATTTCCGCCCGAGAAGAGATCGACCAGCCCGAGGGACGACCCGGCGTTCTGATTGAAGTATTGCGCCAGCATATCGGCGTTGATACCAGGGGTGGGAATGTGCGACCCGAGGCGATAGATGGCCAGCATCGCAAGCGTGAACAGAACGCGCGTGCGCAGATCGGTAATACGGAAGATGTTTGCGAATTTCTCGAACATCGGAGACTGGACCTCGGGGTGAAACCTGCTGCGGATGAACCGGCAGGCAAAAGCATCTGCCTTTGCCTGCCACTGATTCTAAATGCTGCTTAGCCGATGAGGATGGCCTTGCCGCCGGCCTTTTCGATTGCTTCCTGTGCGGTCTTGGAAAACTTGTGCGCGTGAACGGTGACGGCGATCTTCAGCTCGCCGTTGTTCAGTACCTTGATAAGGCCCTTCTTCTTGCGCAGAAGTCCAAGAGCAACGATCTTTTCGAGCGTGAACTCGGTCTCGTTTGAGGCGGCGTTGATCTCGGCGATGCGGTCAAGGCCAAGCACCTGGTATTCGACGCGGAAGATGTTGGTAAAGCCGCGCTTGGGCATACGGCGGTGAAGGGGCATCTGGCCGCCTTCGAAGCCGCGCATCAGGCTCGAACCGGAACGCGAACCCTGACCCTTGTGGCCACGGCCGGAGGTCTTACCGATGCCGGAACCCATACCGCGTCCGACACGCTTCTTGTTTTCATTGGCCTTTTTAGGGGCGCGGAGATTGGAGAGATTACGGATTGCCATTGTTTCCTCGCTTAACGCCGGCCAACTCGTTGGCTGACCGACTCGCATTTGATTTTCCCTGTGCGGGCTTGAAGCAACTGTCTCAACGCGTCTTACTTACTCGACGACGCGGACAAGATGCGGAACCTTTGCCACCATGCCACGAATGGATGGCGTGTCTTCGCGCTCGACGACCTGATTGAGACGGGTAAAGCCGAGGCCCTTGATGACGAGCTTGTGCTTGACCGGAGTGCAGATCTTGGAACGGAAGTACTGCAGCTTGATTTTGGCGATTGCGTTATTGTCAGCCATTGAATTAAAGCTCCTCTGAATCTTTTGAGCGAAGAGCTAAAGCTCTTCGACTGCCTTACCGCGCAAAGCGGCGACTTCGGCCTTGTTGCGAAGCTGGATGAGAGCATCGAAGGTGGCCTTGATAACGTTGTGCGGGTTGGCGGTGCCGAGCGACTTGGTGAGCACGTTCTGCACACCAGCGGCGGTCATCACAGCGCGAACCGTCTTGCCGGCGATGATGCCGGTACCTTCAGCGGCGGGCTTCAGCATGACCTGACCGGCGCCAAAGTGACCCAGCACCTGGTGCGGAATCGTGGTGTCGGTGAGATTCACCTTGTGCAGGTTCTTCTTGGCCGCTTCGATCCCCTTGCGGATGGCCTGGGGAACTTCCTTGGCCTTGCCCGAACCGTATCCGACCACGCCTTCGCCGGGATCACCGATGACGACGAGGGCGGCGAAGGACATATTCTTACCGCCTTTGACGACCTTGGTGACGCGATTGATGGAAACGACTTCGTCCTTCAGGTTGAGCCGGTTCGCGTCGATTTTTTTCTTCATTGCCATAATGTCTTAATCCAGCTTTCTGGCTGCCGCTTGGGGCGCCTAATCCTTAGAAATCGAGTCCAGCTTCGCGAGCAGCATCGGCGAGGGCCTTGACGCGGCCGTGATACAGATAACCGCCACGGTCGAACACAATCTTCTTGATGCCCTTCTCCTGCGCACGCTGAGCGATGAGCTTGCCCACTTCGGCCGCGGCAACGATATTGCCGCCGTAGTTCTTCTCTTCGCCTTTTTTCCCCAGCGAGGAAGCCGAGGCAAGCGTGACGCCGTTGAGATCGTCGACCAGCTGCGTGTAGATGTGGTTGAGCGAGCGGTAAACGTTGAGACGTGGGCGCTCGGCAGTGCCGGACATCTTCTCGCGGATACGCGTGTGGACGCGCTGGCGGATAACGTTACGTTGACGGGGATTGATCATAATTCGCTTTCCTTCCTAGTGGCGTCGCCAGAGTGCTGACGACGTTCGGTCTTAGTACGTTGTGCGGAACAGAGACAAGGATAACAACCCTCAGTCTCTGCCCCGCGAAGACTTTACTTCGCTCCGGTCTTACCGACCTTCTTCTTCAGCTTCTCGCCGGTATAGCGAACGCCCTTGTTCTTATAAGGATCGGGCTTGCGAAGAGAGCGCATATCGGCAGCAACCTGGCCGACCTTCTGGCGATCAATGCCGGAGATCGTAACGTGGGTCTGCTTGGGGTCGATGGTGACTTCGATGCCGGAAGGCAGAGGAAATTCAATCGGGTGCGAGTAGCCAAGGGTAAAGACAACCATGTTCTTGCCCTTGAGCTCTACACGGTAACCAATGCCGACGACATCAAGTTCCTTGGTCCAGCCGGTGGTGACGCCAGTGACGGCGTTGAAGACCAGTGCGCGGGCGAGACCGTGAAAGGCCGCCTGCTTGTCAGTCTGGCGCTCCGCAACGAGGTTGCCGTCCTTCTGGACGAGCGTGATTCCGCCGGGAAGCATGGCAGTAACTTTGCCCTTGGGGCCTTCAACGAGAACGGTGTTGCCGTCGACGGTGTACTTGACTCCGGCGGGCATGGGGATCGGCTTCTTGCCAATGCGTGACATGTTCAATTCCTTCTTATGGCTTGCGAGTCGCAGACTTGAAGCCTGTTCCACTGCAGCCTGTGAGCCTAAGGCTCAAATGCAAAAACAAAACATCTGGTTTATTTTCTTTACCAGACTTCGCAGAGGATCTCGCCGCCAACACCTTCGCGACGAGCCTGACGACCGGTCATGACACCCTTGGGGGTGGTCATGATGGAGATGCCGAGGCCACCCTGCACGCGACGGATCTCATCACGGCCAAGGTACACACGGCAACCGGGACGCGAGACGCGCTGCAGGTCGCGGATGACGGCTTCGTTGTTCGGGCCGTACTTGAGATAAACGCGGATGACCTTCTGGCCGTCCTCTTCCGTCGGCTTGTAGTTCGCGATGTAGCCCTCTTCCTTGAGGATGCGGGCAATCTCAGCCTTGAGCTTCGAGGCAGGAACATCAAGCTTCTGGTGGCGCGCACGGATGGAGTTGCGGATGCGGGTCAGGAAGTCTGCTACTGGATCGGTGAGGTTCATTCATTCTCCTTCATCCCCCGTTCGCTCACGAGTGTCTCTCACAAGAACCAGCGGGGATGTTTGCTGCGGTAAATCTTCCAGACTTCTGCATCCTAAGCCGTAGCTCGAATGAGGTCTCTGGAAGGAGCGTGCGGCACAAGGCCGAACGCGAGTCGATAAATTTATTCTACCAGCTTGACTTGACGACGCCTGGAATCTCTCCCTTGAGCGCAAGCCCGCGGAAGCAGAGACGGCAGACACCGAACTTGCGAAGGAACGCGCGCGGACGGCCGCAGAGCTGGCAGCGGTTGTGCTGACGGGACTTGAACTTCGGTTTCTTTGCGTCTTTGACGCGCTTTGCAGTAGTTGCCATGTTTTACTCTCTATAATTCTTACAAGAATAGTTGGTATTTCTATTGCTACAAACTTGTTTAAGGCTCAATAGGCCCGGCTGCGTCCTGACTACGCTCCGACGCGGAAGGGCATTCCGAAACCCTTGAGCAGGGCGCGGGCACCGTTGTCGTCCGCTGCCGTAGTGACGATAGTTACGTTCATACCTTTGAGCTTGTCGACCTTCGCATAGTCGATTTCGGCGAAGATGAGCTGATCGCGCAAGCCAAGGGTGTAATTTCCGCGGCCATCAAAGCTCTTCGTGGAGACGCCGCGAAAGTCGCGGACGCGAGGAAGAGCGATCGAAACCAGGCGGTCGAGGAACTCGTACATGTTGTCGCCGCGCAGAGTCACCATGGCGCCGATGGGCATGCCTTCACGCAGCTTGAAAGCGGCGATGGACTTCTTGGCCCTGGTCGTCACAGGCTTCTGGCCAGCGATAGAGGCGAGATCGGCAATCAGTGGATCCATGATCTTGACGTTCTGGGTGGCTTCGCCGAGACCCATGTTGATGACAATCTTCTCCAGCTTCGGAATGGCCATGGGATTGGTGATGTTCAATTCTTTGGCGATCGCCTGCTTGATCTCTGTCTCGTACTTCTCTCTGAATCGTGATGCCATGATTGCTTTTCGCTTTCTCCACGGTGGCCGGGGTGGGATGTCTTCCGTCTACCGATGCGTGGGGTGAACCGTTGAAACAGGGTTAATGGATAAAATCTACTTCTTCTTCTCGGGGATGTTGTTGCCGCTTGCCTTCGAGAAGCGAACTTTCTTGTCGCCTTCAAGCCGCGTTCCGACGCGGGTCTTGTTGCCTTCGCCGTCGACCAGCATCACGTTCGAGATGTGGATCGGCGACTCCTGCTCGGCGATGCCGCCCTGGATGTTGCGCTGGGGGTTGGGCTTGAGGTGCTTCTTGATCATCATGACACGCTCGACGAGAACGCGGTTCCTGTCGGCGATGACGCGGATGACTTTGCCGCGCTTGCCCTTGTCTTTACCGGCGATCACTTCGACGGTGTCGTTACGCTTGATCTTGATGCCTGCCATAAAACTTAGCTCCTGGCATTCAGCCTTGGCTGTTTGCTTGTAAACAAATTCTTCTACATGCTGCTGCCCGGCCAGAAGCCGGGCACTGAAACTAGATGACCTCAGGTGCGAGCGAGACGATCTTGAGAAACTTCTTCTCGCGAAGTTCGCGGGCCACGGGGCCAAAGACGCGGGTGCCGACCGGCTCGTTGGCGTCATTGATGACCACAGCGGCGTTCTGGTCGAAGCGAATATACGTTCCGTCCCGGCGACGATACTCTTTGCGGGTGCGAACGATGACCGCCTTTACTACTTTACCCTTTTTTACAGTGCCATCGGGGGAAGCTTCTTTGACGGCTGCGGTGACAATGTCGCCGAGGCCGGCCTTCTTGCCGAGACCGCCACCGAGGGGCAGGATCACCTGCAACTTGCGTGCGCCGGAGTTGTCGGCCACGTCAAGCATTGTTCTCATTTGTACTGACATCGTTCTTCTCCTGGTGAAACGGCCTGGGCTATGCCCTTTTTATGGCTGATCTTTTTCCGTGGAGCCAAAGCTCCATGGGACTACTTCGCTTCGGCAGCGACTGGGGTCGTCTTCTCTTCAGCAAGCTGCGAGAGCGAGGAGCGGCGGACGATCTCTTCGAGCGACCAGCGCTTCAGCTTCGACAAGGGACGCGCTTCGCGAATGCGGACCACATCGCCGACGCGGGCGGAGTTCTGCTCGTCGTGCGCGTAGAACTTCTTGTTCGACTTCATGACGCGCTTGTACTTCGGGTGCGCCTTGCGCATCTCGATCTCGACAACAATGGTCTTCTGCATCTTGGTCGAGACGACGAGGCCGACCTTCTCGTTGCGGCGTGAGGGCTGGGCTTCGGCGGAAGTCTGTACTGAAGAAGCAGGGGCTGCGGTGGTGTTGGTTGTGTCTGCCATGAATTAGTCCTTCTTCGCTTTCTTGCGGGCGGTGCGTGTGCTCTTGGCCGGTGCGGCATTGACGCGAACCGGAGCGGCTGCCTTTTCCGCAGCGAGGGTGCGCTGACGTTCGACGGTCTTGATGCGGGCGACGTCGAGCTTAAGCGTCTTCAGCTTCTTCAGGCCTTCGGTGTTGCCGAGGGTCTTCTGAAAGCGGATGCGGAAGAGCTGCTCGCCGGCCTGCGCCGCTTGCGTCTTGAGTTCGTCATCACTGAGATTACTGATCTTTTCGAAATCCATTGTCTTTTTCCTTGACTACTAAAAACGCCTACTGAATTACTTGGCCGCAACCGTCGCCTTGACGTCGTGGCGCTGGACGAAGCTGGTCTTGAGCGGGAGCTTATGAGCCGCGAGGCGCATGGCCTCTTTGGCGAGCTCCGGGCTGACGCCTTCCATCTCGAACAGGATCCGGCCAGGGCGAACTACGCAGACCCAGTGGTCCGGTGCTCCCTTACCTTTACCCATACGGGTTTCGGCAGGCTTCTTGGTGATCGGCTTGTCCGGGAAGATACGGAGCCAGACCTTGCCGCCACGCTTGATGAAACGCGTCATCGCGATACGGCTGGCTTCGATCTGGCGGTCGGTAATATAACCGCACTCCATCACCTTCAGGCCGAAATCGCCGAACGAGAGATCGGAGCCGCGCCACGCCTTGCCGCACATGCGACCGCGCTGCTGCTTGCGATACTTGACCTTCTTTGGCATCAACATATAAAAACCCTCTTACCCTCGGGGGCTCAGGCCCCGTCGCGTTTTACTCTGCGGCAGGCAGCGGTTGAACCGTGCCTGCCTGAATCCTTACGACGCGAATGCGCCGGTTGTAACGACCTGGTCGCGACGCTTCTTCTGCTCGTAGATATCGCCACGATAGACCCAGGTCTTGACGCCGATGATGCCGTAGGTGGTGTGTGCCTCGGCGAAACCGTAGTCGATGTCGGCGCGCAGCGTGTGCAGCGGCAGACGGCCCTGGAGATACCACTCCGAGCGTGCAATCTCATTTCCATTGAGACGGCCGGAGACACGAACCTTGATGCCCTTGCAGCCGAAGCGGAGAGCAGAGTCCACGCTCTTGCGCATCGCGCGGCGGAAACTGACGCGCTTTTCGAGCTGAAGGGCGATGTTCTCGGCAACGAGCTGAGCATCGAGCTCTGGCTTGTTGACCTCGAGGATATCGATGAAGACCTCACGACTGGTGCGCTTCTGAATGTCGGCCTTGAGCTTGTCGATCTCCGCGCCCTTGCGGCCGATGATGATGCCCGGACGAGCGGTGCGAATGATGAGACGCAGCTTGTTGCCCGGACGCTCCACTTCAACGGAGCTGACGCCGGCAGCCTTCAGCTTCTCGCGCAGCTCAGCCTTCAGCTTGACGTCCTCAACCAGCAGCTTGTCATAGCCACGCTCGACGAACCAGCGCGACTTCCACGGCTTATTGATGCCGAGGCGAAACCCATACGGATGGACTTTCTGTCCCATAGCTTCCCTTTACTCCGTGCCCTCTACCGGTTGAGCCGGCGGGCGGTGAACCAAAACTCTAAGTTTACAAGAAACTGCTTACTTTGCGGCCTTCTTGGCTACAGGCTTCTTGTCGGCGGCCTTCTTGGCTACAGGCTTCTTGTCGGCGGCCTTCTTGGCTGCTGGCTTCTTCGCCGCAGTTTTGGTGGCTGCCTTCTTCGTGGTCTTCTTCGTCGCCGACGCTTCGGAAGAATCGGCTGCGGATACCGCAGTGGCCGACTTCTTCTCAGCGACAGTGACGATGATGTGTGCGAGCCTGCGCTGGTAGCGGAAGGCGCGGCCCATTGGAGCAGGGCGAATACGCTTCATGCGCGGACCTTCGTTCGCAACCGCCGTCTTCACGTACAGGTTGTCGACGTCTACATCGAGCCCCTGTTCCTGCGAGACGTAGCTGGCGTTCTGGATCGCCGACCGCAGGACCTTTTCCACCACCGGAGCCATGCGCTTGGTGCTGAAGTGAACGGTGTTGAGTGCCTGCTCGACGCGGAGGCCCTTGATGAGGTCGAGAACGAGCTTCGCC from Granulicella sp. L56 harbors:
- the rplE gene encoding 50S ribosomal protein L5, with amino-acid sequence MASRFREKYETEIKQAIAKELNITNPMAIPKLEKIVINMGLGEATQNVKIMDPLIADLASIAGQKPVTTRAKKSIAAFKLREGMPIGAMVTLRGDNMYEFLDRLVSIALPRVRDFRGVSTKSFDGRGNYTLGLRDQLIFAEIDYAKVDKLKGMNVTIVTTAADDNGARALLKGFGMPFRVGA
- the secY gene encoding preprotein translocase subunit SecY; this translates as MFEKFANIFRITDLRTRVLFTLAMLAIYRLGSHIPTPGINADMLAQYFNQNAGSSLGLVDLFSGGNLRKLTVFALGIMPYITASIIFQLLTVIYEPLAKLQKEGELGRRKITQWTRYVTIMLGVVQSFAIALTLTNTSTGESMVTISKGLFVPLCVLTLTAGTGFVMWLGEQITERGIGNGMSLLIFAGIVVGIPAGIGDLWQKALDRTWGAFTPFAILVLIVGMLAVVTFIVYVEKAERRIPVQYAKRIVGRKMMGGQSTHLPLKVNSGGVMPVIFAASILSAPLLFSGASIFGYSLHDSPFFGPLFRALGPGEPWYVFLYSVSIIFFAYFYISIVFRPDDIADNMRKYGGFIPGIRPGKRTADFINDVLTRITLVGGVYLVIISLIPMLLISGIHFNHLWLIGGIFDKMPTWVTNGLGVSFYFGGTSLLIVVGVAMDTVQQIEAQLVMRHYEGFSPRSGRIRGRKSW
- the rpmD gene encoding 50S ribosomal protein L30 — its product is MADNNAIAKIKLQYFRSKICTPVKHKLVIKGLGFTRLNQVVEREDTPSIRGMVAKVPHLVRVVE
- the rpsC gene encoding 30S ribosomal protein S3: MGQKVHPYGFRLGINKPWKSRWFVERGYDKLLVEDVKLKAELREKLKAAGVSSVEVERPGNKLRLIIRTARPGIIIGRKGAEIDKLKADIQKRTSREVFIDILEVNKPELDAQLVAENIALQLEKRVSFRRAMRKSVDSALRFGCKGIKVRVSGRLNGNEIARSEWYLQGRLPLHTLRADIDYGFAEAHTTYGIIGVKTWVYRGDIYEQKKRRDQVVTTGAFAS
- the map gene encoding type I methionyl aminopeptidase — translated: MAILIKSPAEIEKMRISGKALRQVHDAIAPFVKPGATTMDLENVAVRKIAELGAIAAFKGYHGYPAALCTSINNEVVHGMPNEKRVLNEGDIVSIDCGVIIDGFYSDAAVTYAVGKVSPETQKLLDVTLASLEAAIQQCQVGGRLFDISAAVQQMCEAAGFGVVRDFVGHGIGKSMHEDPQLPNFGAAGKGPRLKAGMVLAIEPMINAGGPEVRVLKDGWTAVTIDGSYSAHFEHTVAITKDGPRVLTR
- the infA gene encoding translation initiation factor IF-1; this encodes MSKEDAIEVMAVVVETLPNAMFKVELENKHQALAHVSGRMRKNFIRILPGDRVAIELSPYDLNRGRIVYRYK
- the rplV gene encoding 50S ribosomal protein L22 — its product is MAKAVAEKIREFRAEAKFQRTSPQKAKLVLDLIKGLRVEQALNTVHFSTKRMAPVVEKVLRSAIQNASYVSQEQGLDVDVDNLYVKTAVANEGPRMKRIRPAPMGRAFRYQRRLAHIIVTVAEKKSATAVSAADSSEASATKKTTKKAATKTAAKKPAAKKAADKKPVAKKAADKKPVAKKAAK
- the rplP gene encoding 50S ribosomal protein L16, with protein sequence MLMPKKVKYRKQQRGRMCGKAWRGSDLSFGDFGLKVMECGYITDRQIEASRIAMTRFIKRGGKVWLRIFPDKPITKKPAETRMGKGKGAPDHWVCVVRPGRILFEMEGVSPELAKEAMRLAAHKLPLKTSFVQRHDVKATVAAK
- the rpsQ gene encoding 30S ribosomal protein S17; protein product: MADTTNTTAAPASSVQTSAEAQPSRRNEKVGLVVSTKMQKTIVVEIEMRKAHPKYKRVMKSNKKFYAHDEQNSARVGDVVRIREARPLSKLKRWSLEEIVRRSSLSQLAEEKTTPVAAEAK
- the rpsH gene encoding 30S ribosomal protein S8, with translation MNLTDPVADFLTRIRNSIRARHQKLDVPASKLKAEIARILKEEGYIANYKPTEEDGQKVIRVYLKYGPNNEAVIRDLQRVSRPGCRVYLGRDEIRRVQGGLGISIMTTPKGVMTGRQARREGVGGEILCEVW
- a CDS encoding adenylate kinase codes for the protein MTTDSASHHSQAQAESTFLPGPVLLLGAPGVGKGTQAQLLMATFGIPQISTGDILRENIAKGTELGKTAKGLMDKGQLVPDQIVNDMVQGRLTAADVHAGYILDGFPRTLAQATWLDAHLPIFRETPPLVAVNIRVDEAELLRRITGRRICSACRHIYNIYSHPPTKPGACDLDGSPLLHRSDDTEEAFTERMKAYESLTAPVIEHYRASNRFREVSGEPSVEEVSQTIVAALKALRESNPKS
- the rplR gene encoding 50S ribosomal protein L18 translates to MINPRQRNVIRQRVHTRIREKMSGTAERPRLNVYRSLNHIYTQLVDDLNGVTLASASSLGKKGEEKNYGGNIVAAAEVGKLIAQRAQEKGIKKIVFDRGGYLYHGRVKALADAAREAGLDF
- the rpmJ gene encoding 50S ribosomal protein L36, which gives rise to MKVRASVKKICDKCKVIHRRGVVRVICENAKHKQRQG
- the rplN gene encoding 50S ribosomal protein L14, producing the protein MSVQMRTMLDVADNSGARKLQVILPLGGGLGKKAGLGDIVTAAVKEASPDGTVKKGKVVKAVIVRTRKEYRRRDGTYIRFDQNAAVVINDANEPVGTRVFGPVARELREKKFLKIVSLAPEVI
- the rplX gene encoding 50S ribosomal protein L24, with amino-acid sequence MAGIKIKRNDTVEVIAGKDKGKRGKVIRVIADRNRVLVERVMMIKKHLKPNPQRNIQGGIAEQESPIHISNVMLVDGEGNKTRVGTRLEGDKKVRFSKASGNNIPEKKK
- the rplO gene encoding 50S ribosomal protein L15, translated to MAIRNLSNLRAPKKANENKKRVGRGMGSGIGKTSGRGHKGQGSRSGSSLMRGFEGGQMPLHRRMPKRGFTNIFRVEYQVLGLDRIAEINAASNETEFTLEKIVALGLLRKKKGLIKVLNNGELKIAVTVHAHKFSKTAQEAIEKAGGKAILIG
- a CDS encoding type Z 30S ribosomal protein S14; amino-acid sequence: MATTAKRVKDAKKPKFKSRQHNRCQLCGRPRAFLRKFGVCRLCFRGLALKGEIPGVVKSSW
- the rplF gene encoding 50S ribosomal protein L6, producing the protein MSRIGKKPIPMPAGVKYTVDGNTVLVEGPKGKVTAMLPGGITLVQKDGNLVAERQTDKQAAFHGLARALVFNAVTGVTTGWTKELDVVGIGYRVELKGKNMVVFTLGYSHPIEFPLPSGIEVTIDPKQTHVTISGIDRQKVGQVAADMRSLRKPDPYKNKGVRYTGEKLKKKVGKTGAK
- the rpsE gene encoding 30S ribosomal protein S5, whose translation is MAMKKKIDANRLNLKDEVVSINRVTKVVKGGKNMSFAALVVIGDPGEGVVGYGSGKAKEVPQAIRKGIEAAKKNLHKVNLTDTTIPHQVLGHFGAGQVMLKPAAEGTGIIAGKTVRAVMTAAGVQNVLTKSLGTANPHNVIKATFDALIQLRNKAEVAALRGKAVEEL
- the rpmC gene encoding 50S ribosomal protein L29, whose amino-acid sequence is MDFEKISNLSDDELKTQAAQAGEQLFRIRFQKTLGNTEGLKKLKTLKLDVARIKTVERQRTLAAEKAAAPVRVNAAPAKSTRTARKKAKKD